TGGGAGTAGATATAGCTAGAGGTGAAGAGATAGCTGATAAGGTTGTAGAGACACTGGCTATTAAGCTTAGGGCTATGGAGGAGATAGGTAAAGGTTTTCATGCAGATGGAGATGTAACTATGTATGATAGATTAATAGTTGTGCTAGGAACCCTCGGCAAGAGGTATATAGATAGGGTGTTGGAGACAGAGCCTACCGAAAGTGATGTTAAAAGAGTTGTAGAAATCCTTGAGAAACACGGAGTAGAGCTCACACCGGAGGAGATCATCATCCTGAGCAAGGTGAGGAGATTCATAGAAGAGAAGCTGAAGGTTGAAGGATTAACAATTCTAGAGAAGATTATTGATG
Above is a genomic segment from Ignisphaera aggregans DSM 17230 containing:
- a CDS encoding hypothetical protein (InterPro IPR000634), with the protein product MGVDIARGEEIADKVVETLAIKLRAMEEIGKGFHADGDVTMYDRLIVVLGTLGKRYIDRVLETEPTESDVKRVVEILEKHGVELTPEEIIILSKVRRFIEEKLKVEGLTILEKIIDADIEVGMNSDLVSIYAGSWR